The following are encoded in a window of Microvirga ossetica genomic DNA:
- a CDS encoding IclR family transcriptional regulator, producing MKKTRTVAPRWVDAAAIQHTIPAIDRMMSVLSALEEQQDGASITALTAALALPRSTVYRILNTLEAHDVVQRHGTGSYRLGPRLRTLASRVPSDPVQLDLIALAQPFLDKVAITAGHSVKLSVLDGEGVLVLAAAQGRRPYALGVTPGQRMPINAGAAGKLLFAFEPPERQAEWLSRPLAAFTSRTLTDPKRLKAEATRIRRQGWAQDRGESAPSIYAYAAPIRDRDGRVLAALSIPFLHGTESEHAEDIRVTVISLANEISTALPG from the coding sequence ATGAAGAAAACGAGGACCGTCGCACCCCGATGGGTGGATGCCGCAGCAATCCAGCATACCATTCCGGCCATCGACCGCATGATGAGCGTGCTATCTGCTCTCGAGGAGCAGCAGGATGGCGCCTCGATAACGGCACTGACGGCCGCTTTGGCGCTGCCCCGCAGCACGGTCTACCGCATCCTCAACACGCTGGAGGCCCATGACGTCGTCCAGCGCCATGGCACCGGGTCCTACCGGCTCGGACCGCGCCTGCGGACGCTCGCCTCCCGTGTGCCGTCCGACCCAGTTCAACTCGACCTCATTGCGCTGGCGCAGCCTTTCCTTGACAAGGTCGCCATCACAGCCGGACACAGCGTCAAGCTCTCGGTGCTTGATGGCGAGGGCGTGCTGGTGCTCGCTGCGGCGCAGGGTCGGCGGCCCTATGCATTGGGGGTGACACCCGGTCAGCGGATGCCTATCAATGCGGGAGCGGCCGGCAAGCTGCTCTTTGCGTTTGAGCCGCCCGAGAGGCAAGCCGAGTGGCTCTCTCGTCCTCTAGCCGCCTTCACCTCTCGTACCCTCACCGATCCGAAGCGCCTCAAGGCAGAGGCAACACGCATCCGCCGGCAGGGTTGGGCACAGGACCGTGGTGAGAGTGCGCCCAGCATCTACGCCTATGCGGCACCGATCCGGGATCGCGACGGACGAGTGCTTGCGGCGCTGAGCATTCCGTTCCTCCACGGCACTGAGTCAGAGCACGCCGAGGATATTCGCGTTACTGTGATCAGCCTGGCGAATGAGATCAGCACGGCATTGCCTGGCTGA